The following are encoded in a window of uncultured Sphaerochaeta sp. genomic DNA:
- a CDS encoding tripartite tricarboxylate transporter TctB family protein, whose amino-acid sequence MSQIKKTTASDLIMGIILLVFGVYLIVESLGMKVFNSFLDAPGFFPFILGIIFCLFGIVMLIGAIRGGSVAATKSTFRKDSLIALFLSPESKRVVILSFFMVVYIYGLIGRIHFAIATFLYLVVTFWYLKSTTWLKNIIISVLSALLISAIFQYVFKIPLP is encoded by the coding sequence ATGAGCCAAATTAAGAAAACAACTGCTTCCGATCTCATCATGGGTATAATCCTGTTGGTATTCGGAGTCTATCTTATTGTTGAGTCCCTTGGTATGAAGGTGTTCAACAGTTTTCTCGATGCACCAGGATTCTTCCCATTCATTCTGGGAATCATATTCTGTCTGTTCGGAATCGTTATGTTGATTGGAGCAATTCGAGGGGGAAGTGTAGCAGCGACAAAAAGCACATTTCGAAAGGACAGCCTTATTGCGTTGTTCCTCAGCCCAGAATCAAAACGCGTAGTCATTCTCTCATTCTTTATGGTGGTCTATATCTATGGCTTGATAGGTAGAATTCATTTTGCAATAGCCACCTTCCTCTATCTGGTTGTTACCTTCTGGTATCTGAAATCTACAACCTGGTTGAAGAATATCATTATTTCAGTCCTTTCAGCGTTACTGATCAGTGCTATTTTCCAGTATGTCTTTAAAATTCCTCTACCATAG
- a CDS encoding tripartite tricarboxylate transporter permease, producing MFEAFAQQFALFGSAAAQAFGFPQVFVTMIATVAGIVVGAVPGLTATMALALLINLTYSMQLATAVAFLLGVYVGAVMGGCYSAIMINIPGTPSAAATALDGFVLAKKGHGGQAIGVGIVASFVGTLISILLLIFLTPFLYKIALKFGQWEYFLISVFGIMICGNLSTQSTPLKGWIVGFLGFFTAMIGLDAVYAFPRFTYGSYDLMGGISLIPALIGVFGISEILTVLQEDIPYSIESQLGKVLPDKSMVKDVLSTAVRSGFIGSGIGAVPGAGEDIAAWVSYDVGKRRSKHGHLFGKGSYEGLASAETANNACIGGAMIPLLTLAVPGSPPAAMFLAAIWLHGIKPGPMLALESPDFLYLTAVTLLIATASMLVFGLLLTKPMVKILKINRKILMPIIVPLTVIGAYAGNVNIFDIHVMFIFGILGYILRKLNYPMAPLVLGIILGPTADISFRQALMQGQGSIIPLLGRPVGIILMLAIVWIFVSGVKNSRLQKKTSASEPQ from the coding sequence ATGTTTGAAGCATTTGCACAGCAATTTGCCCTGTTCGGGTCCGCAGCAGCACAGGCGTTCGGATTTCCACAGGTATTCGTTACAATGATTGCAACCGTGGCCGGTATCGTGGTTGGAGCAGTTCCAGGACTGACCGCTACCATGGCCCTCGCCCTGCTGATCAACCTAACCTACTCAATGCAGCTTGCTACTGCCGTAGCCTTCCTCCTCGGAGTCTACGTTGGAGCTGTTATGGGTGGTTGTTATTCAGCGATTATGATCAACATCCCTGGAACACCATCAGCGGCGGCAACCGCCTTGGATGGATTTGTCCTTGCCAAGAAAGGGCATGGTGGACAAGCAATTGGAGTTGGTATTGTAGCCTCCTTTGTAGGTACTCTGATTTCAATTCTTCTATTGATCTTCCTGACCCCATTTCTCTATAAGATCGCCCTGAAGTTCGGTCAGTGGGAGTACTTCCTTATCTCCGTTTTCGGTATCATGATCTGCGGAAACCTCTCTACGCAGAGTACTCCTCTCAAGGGTTGGATAGTAGGATTCCTAGGATTCTTTACCGCTATGATCGGCTTGGATGCCGTCTATGCGTTCCCGCGGTTTACCTATGGCAGCTATGACTTGATGGGTGGAATCTCCCTGATCCCTGCCTTGATTGGTGTATTTGGCATCTCTGAGATTCTAACTGTCTTGCAGGAAGATATTCCCTATTCAATTGAGAGCCAGCTAGGAAAAGTGCTTCCCGATAAGAGTATGGTCAAGGATGTTCTTTCCACAGCTGTCCGCTCCGGCTTTATCGGAAGCGGTATCGGGGCAGTCCCTGGTGCTGGTGAAGATATTGCAGCCTGGGTCAGTTACGATGTTGGAAAGCGACGCAGTAAGCATGGACATCTTTTCGGGAAAGGTAGTTATGAAGGCCTCGCATCAGCTGAGACAGCAAACAATGCCTGTATTGGCGGTGCCATGATTCCCCTGCTTACCCTTGCTGTTCCCGGATCTCCTCCAGCGGCAATGTTCCTTGCAGCCATCTGGCTTCATGGTATCAAGCCGGGTCCAATGCTCGCACTTGAGTCCCCGGATTTCCTCTACCTGACTGCAGTGACGCTCTTGATCGCAACCGCATCAATGTTGGTATTCGGTCTATTGCTCACCAAACCAATGGTTAAGATCCTGAAGATAAACCGGAAGATCTTGATGCCGATCATTGTTCCTCTTACGGTCATCGGAGCGTATGCCGGAAACGTGAACATCTTTGACATCCATGTCATGTTCATCTTTGGTATCCTTGGATATATCCTGCGCAAGCTCAACTATCCGATGGCACCTCTGGTACTGGGAATCATTCTTGGACCTACGGCTGACATCAGCTTCCGCCAAGCCCTTATGCAGGGACAGGGTTCAATCATCCCATTGCTGGGTCGTCCTGTCGGAATCATCTTGATGCTCGCAATTGTCTGGATTTTTGTCAGTGGTGTAAAAAACAGCCGCTTGCAAAAGAAAACCAGCGCTAGCGAACCACAATAA
- a CDS encoding FadR/GntR family transcriptional regulator, translated as MPQQNSMKIVRQEKISNQVYEQLLAQIKSNKWKEGAKLPSENEMRQEFGVSRISIREAMQKLKALGIVETRHGEGSFIRRVTSENYRDMLFPMFMIDKNSLQEILEYRMVMEVGATEIAATRITKEECDALEAIVVRMEQNTTDIKVFAHDDIQFHMAIAKATKNNMLINVALFMQDLMNASMESIVTHLGMHDGRYYHRVILEALRVHNREEAARLMREHVAKTVDRISELAEL; from the coding sequence ATGCCGCAACAAAATTCAATGAAGATTGTGAGACAAGAGAAGATCTCCAACCAAGTGTATGAACAGTTACTTGCCCAGATCAAGAGCAATAAATGGAAGGAGGGTGCAAAACTCCCTTCCGAAAATGAAATGAGGCAAGAATTTGGAGTGAGCCGCATCAGCATTCGTGAGGCGATGCAGAAGCTCAAGGCCTTGGGAATCGTAGAGACACGCCACGGGGAAGGGTCCTTCATCAGAAGGGTGACCAGTGAAAATTACCGTGACATGTTGTTTCCCATGTTCATGATTGATAAGAACTCCTTGCAGGAGATTCTTGAGTACAGGATGGTAATGGAAGTAGGGGCAACAGAGATAGCCGCTACGAGAATCACGAAAGAGGAATGTGACGCACTTGAGGCGATTGTTGTTCGAATGGAGCAGAATACCACTGATATAAAGGTTTTTGCCCATGATGATATCCAGTTCCATATGGCTATCGCAAAAGCAACGAAGAACAACATGCTGATCAATGTGGCTCTTTTCATGCAGGATCTGATGAATGCAAGCATGGAGTCCATTGTCACTCATTTGGGTATGCATGACGGTCGATACTATCACCGGGTCATCCTCGAAGCATTAAGGGTACATAATAGGGAAGAGGCAGCCAGGCTGATGCGAGAGCATGTGGCCAAGACTGTGGACCGGATTTCAGAATTAGCTGAGCTGTAG
- a CDS encoding tripartite tricarboxylate transporter substrate-binding protein → MKKNRILVILLVLLVATSLFAEGQKEAASTKLWPKTQPVVYVGFGAGGGTDTAVRPVIAKMEEYLGETINVVNQEGAASAVAANTVMYSKKHDGYSLFATGSGPISGFRVMGTSDTYWADWASFHPYMGAAALVVAADSDIQTYADAVAYLNSGKQNMAISGFGVGPHVLFEAIREIGGINAPNYMTAGSCRQAGINVIAGDAEIAMGTFSSLIDFIKAGQLRALAITDTNDYTDFGLNIPSIMKVQDNAENIPLLSETWPLLIPRDVPQNILDGLTEAFYWAVEQPEIVNYAREQGLVLAGYAGEDADKFLAIQEAGYAWTLDNVGSTVKSPAEFGIPKLADFDWDVAKQNIK, encoded by the coding sequence ATGAAGAAAAACAGAATTCTTGTTATCCTTCTGGTACTGTTGGTTGCGACTTCACTGTTCGCAGAAGGTCAGAAAGAGGCCGCAAGCACCAAGCTTTGGCCGAAGACACAGCCGGTAGTATATGTCGGCTTCGGAGCCGGTGGTGGTACTGATACCGCTGTTCGTCCGGTTATCGCAAAGATGGAAGAGTATCTTGGGGAAACCATCAATGTGGTCAACCAGGAAGGTGCTGCATCTGCAGTTGCTGCAAATACTGTAATGTACAGCAAGAAGCATGATGGTTACAGCCTGTTTGCCACCGGTAGTGGTCCGATCTCTGGATTCCGCGTAATGGGAACCAGTGATACCTATTGGGCTGACTGGGCTTCCTTCCACCCCTACATGGGTGCAGCTGCTCTTGTTGTTGCTGCAGATTCTGACATCCAGACATATGCTGATGCAGTGGCTTACCTCAATAGCGGCAAGCAGAACATGGCAATCAGCGGATTTGGTGTTGGTCCCCACGTTCTCTTCGAGGCTATCCGTGAAATTGGTGGTATCAATGCTCCCAACTACATGACCGCTGGATCCTGCCGCCAGGCTGGTATCAATGTCATCGCAGGTGATGCAGAGATTGCCATGGGTACCTTCTCCTCCTTGATCGACTTCATCAAGGCTGGACAGCTTCGTGCCCTCGCCATCACTGATACCAATGACTACACTGACTTCGGACTCAACATTCCCTCCATCATGAAGGTGCAGGACAATGCAGAGAACATCCCCTTGCTCAGTGAGACTTGGCCTCTCTTGATCCCACGTGATGTCCCTCAGAACATTCTTGATGGTCTGACAGAGGCATTCTACTGGGCAGTAGAGCAGCCAGAGATTGTTAACTATGCAAGAGAGCAGGGCCTGGTCCTTGCTGGGTATGCTGGAGAAGATGCTGACAAGTTCCTTGCCATCCAGGAAGCTGGATATGCTTGGACCTTGGACAACGTTGGTTCCACCGTCAAGAGTCCAGCTGAGTTTGGTATTCCCAAGCTTGCAGACTTTGACTGGGATGTGGCTAAGCAGAACATCAAATAA